A window of the Xanthocytophaga agilis genome harbors these coding sequences:
- a CDS encoding ABC transporter permease/substrate-binding protein — translation MIQFFYEQSDKILQQTLTHIGLTFLALLVALVIGVPLGCWISHKPRVASIVIGFTGILQTVPSIALLGILIPVLGIGVKPAIFALFLYALLPIVRNTYVGIREVDASVRDAALGLGMNQWQILTKVEIPLAMPVIFAGIRTATVINVGVATLAAYVAAGGLGEFIFGGIALNNSAMIMAGAIPAALLAVLFDGLLGWLQKRTDYKTHKFAKSGLKISSWIVVGIILLSALYIIPKTKQTRLLAGFAHEFAGRDDGYPGLIKTYRLSISNLLLDQSLMYEAIFHENVDVISGYSTDGRIKAYHLRVLEDDKQAFPPYQAAWVVRRQTLVKYPQLQAVLRVFAHSINDSVMTALNYEVDYLHKLPAEVAKQFIQKQKQFHLEKSIGPEGTIIIGSKVFSEQYILAELLKQLIEGYTNLEVVTKTGLGGTKICFDALKAGAIDLYPEYTGTGLLVILQPENQKLDSLKGDPTKVYTYVAQEFKKRYELEWQKPIGFNNAYALMMREAESKKLHIQTISELQRYLMSGK, via the coding sequence CTTCTACGAACAGTCTGATAAGATTCTTCAACAAACCCTTACACATATTGGCTTAACCTTCCTAGCATTACTGGTTGCATTAGTTATTGGGGTTCCTTTGGGTTGCTGGATTAGCCATAAACCTAGAGTAGCATCCATTGTGATAGGTTTTACTGGAATTTTACAAACTGTACCCAGCATTGCTTTACTAGGTATTCTTATTCCTGTGTTAGGAATAGGAGTGAAGCCTGCTATTTTTGCTTTGTTTCTGTATGCCTTGCTTCCGATTGTACGAAATACGTATGTGGGTATCAGAGAAGTAGACGCCTCTGTTAGAGATGCTGCATTGGGACTGGGTATGAACCAATGGCAAATTCTAACCAAAGTTGAAATTCCCCTGGCAATGCCCGTAATCTTTGCAGGCATACGTACAGCAACAGTTATTAATGTAGGTGTAGCTACACTAGCTGCTTATGTAGCTGCAGGTGGATTGGGTGAATTTATTTTTGGAGGCATTGCACTTAACAACTCAGCCATGATTATGGCAGGGGCGATTCCTGCAGCCTTATTGGCTGTTTTATTTGATGGCTTGCTGGGATGGTTGCAAAAACGCACAGATTACAAAACACATAAGTTTGCAAAGTCAGGTCTAAAAATAAGTAGCTGGATAGTGGTAGGCATAATACTTCTGTCTGCACTCTATATAATCCCTAAAACAAAACAAACCCGTTTACTAGCAGGCTTTGCTCATGAGTTTGCTGGACGTGATGATGGTTACCCGGGACTAATAAAAACATATAGATTATCGATTAGTAATCTGCTGCTGGACCAGTCTCTCATGTATGAGGCTATTTTTCATGAGAACGTAGATGTAATCAGCGGGTACTCCACAGACGGACGTATCAAAGCTTATCACTTGCGTGTGCTGGAAGATGACAAGCAGGCCTTTCCTCCTTATCAGGCTGCCTGGGTAGTAAGAAGACAAACGCTGGTAAAATATCCTCAGCTACAAGCTGTATTGAGGGTGTTTGCACATTCGATCAATGATTCTGTTATGACAGCTCTCAACTATGAGGTAGATTACCTGCACAAATTACCTGCTGAGGTTGCCAAACAGTTTATACAGAAACAAAAACAATTTCATCTAGAAAAAAGTATAGGGCCCGAAGGAACTATCATTATTGGTTCCAAAGTTTTTTCAGAGCAATACATTCTGGCTGAACTCTTAAAGCAGTTAATCGAAGGCTACACAAATCTGGAGGTAGTTACCAAAACTGGTTTGGGAGGAACTAAGATTTGTTTTGATGCACTGAAAGCCGGAGCCATCGATTTATATCCCGAATACACAGGAACAGGCTTACTCGTTATTTTACAACCAGAAAACCAGAAACTGGATTCTCTTAAAGGAGATCCTACAAAAGTATATACATATGTTGCTCAGGAGTTTAAAAAGAGATATGAGTTGGAATGGCAAAAGCCTATTGGATTTAATAATGCCTATGCCTTAATGATGCGGGAAGCAGAAAGTAAAAAGCTACATATACAAACCATCTCTGAGTTACAAAGATACCTCATGTCTGGAAAATAA
- a CDS encoding endonuclease V, with protein sequence MIACLDVDYRDDHAAVACLLFTSWTDETEAQQISKRIDDVAPYVSGEFYKRELPCLLAVLEPIAETLTTVVIDGYVYLAPEKKGLGGYLFHALNQEIPVVGVAKTRFHEAPAVAVLRGDSQNPLFVTSAGLDIQQAGEYIKQMHGEFRLPTLLKKVDRLCRDAVFA encoded by the coding sequence ATGATTGCTTGTCTTGATGTTGACTACCGGGATGACCACGCTGCGGTAGCTTGCTTGCTCTTTACTTCTTGGACGGATGAAACGGAAGCCCAGCAGATTAGTAAGCGTATTGATGATGTCGCACCTTATGTATCTGGTGAATTCTATAAACGTGAATTACCTTGTCTGCTTGCTGTACTTGAACCTATAGCTGAAACACTGACCACTGTTGTCATTGACGGATACGTATATCTTGCTCCCGAAAAGAAAGGCTTAGGAGGATATCTGTTTCATGCATTGAATCAAGAGATTCCAGTTGTGGGAGTTGCCAAAACCAGATTTCACGAAGCTCCTGCTGTTGCTGTACTACGAGGTGATAGTCAGAATCCCTTATTTGTCACATCCGCTGGACTGGATATACAACAGGCAGGTGAGTATATAAAACAGATGCACGGTGAATTTAGATTACCTACTTTACTTAAAAAAGTAGATCGGTTATGTCGGGATGCTGTTTTTGCGTAA
- a CDS encoding succinylglutamate desuccinylase/aspartoacylase family protein: MSDIYIYNTPVPVGKAVSIKIPIARLPSHTLIELPVYVFRGKTDGPGLLLTAGIHGDEINGIEIVRRLINENYLMPDIGTVIAIPLVNVYGFIFNSRNLPDGKDLNRCFPGSANGSLANRMAHILMTEILPHVHHGVDFHTGGDRIANFPQIRCNLDHVKNKELASAFGAPFIVNTELIDKSFRKEALKTGKSILVFEGGESLRLDEHAIAEGKAGVRRIMHYLKMRDQEEKKQIPITIKSTTWMRTKDSGIFNPFVISGSKVVKNQPLATITDPYGESQVTIKSPYDGYIIGLNNMPVVNSGDALIHVGK, encoded by the coding sequence ATGTCTGACATCTACATTTACAATACACCTGTTCCTGTAGGGAAAGCTGTTTCTATTAAGATTCCTATTGCACGGCTGCCATCACATACATTGATTGAACTGCCCGTATATGTATTTCGTGGCAAGACAGATGGTCCTGGTTTGTTATTAACTGCTGGAATTCATGGTGATGAAATTAATGGAATAGAGATAGTGAGGCGGCTTATCAATGAGAATTACCTCATGCCTGACATTGGAACTGTAATAGCCATCCCGTTGGTCAATGTATATGGATTTATTTTCAATTCCCGTAATCTGCCAGATGGAAAAGATCTGAATCGTTGTTTTCCAGGATCTGCCAATGGGTCACTTGCTAATCGCATGGCGCACATTCTTATGACAGAGATTTTACCTCATGTGCACCATGGGGTTGACTTTCATACAGGAGGTGATCGGATAGCTAACTTTCCTCAGATTCGTTGCAATCTGGATCATGTAAAGAACAAAGAGTTAGCGTCAGCTTTTGGAGCCCCCTTTATTGTCAATACTGAATTAATTGATAAATCATTTCGTAAAGAAGCCTTAAAAACAGGCAAATCAATTCTGGTTTTTGAAGGTGGTGAATCACTGCGACTGGATGAGCATGCTATTGCCGAAGGAAAAGCAGGTGTAAGGAGAATCATGCACTATCTGAAAATGCGAGACCAGGAAGAGAAAAAACAGATTCCAATTACTATTAAAAGTACTACCTGGATGAGGACCAAAGATTCCGGTATTTTTAATCCATTTGTCATTTCAGGCTCTAAAGTTGTAAAAAATCAGCCTTTGGCAACTATTACAGATCCATATGGTGAGTCTCAGGTAACAATTAAGAGTCCTTATGATGGATATATTATTGGCTTGAACAATATGCCAGTTGTAAACTCTGGTGATGCTCTTATTCATGTCGGAAAATAA
- a CDS encoding 2-oxoglutarate dehydrogenase E1 component, with protein sequence MDKYSYIANAHGAYIDELYRAYKENPDSVDTSWQKFFEGFEFSNQYGGNGNGTAVNGTTKTGTDVNIQKEIAVRNLIHGYRMRGHLKSDTNPVRQRRDRKPMLDLKDFGLTDADLDTTFEAAREVLGAPATLRKLVESLKKIYEGKIGFEFMYIREPEVLEYFKGKVEKEALAFTLSLDEKKRILTKLNEAVVFENFLHTKYIGQKRFSLEGGETTIPALDAIISETAEQGVNEVIIGMAHRGRLNILANIMGKTYENIFNEFEGAYTPDLTMGDGDVKYHMGYASQIETPKGKKVQLKLAPNPSHLEAVNPVVEGYSRAKADVLYQSDYDKVLPILIHGDAAVAGQGIVYEVTQMSALPGYYTGGTIHFVINNQVGFTTDFEDARSSIYCTDVAKIVDAPVLHVNGDDPEAVVFCAKLAADYRQRFNRDIFIDMVCYRRHGHNESDEPKFTQPTLYNVISKHPNPREIYNKQLITRGDVDAKLAEKMDEEFRNMLQDRLNMVKQKPLPYYYQKNEEAWNALRRSAQEDFDKSPETGISLDVIEKVGQKLVNIPADFRPLKQIEKLLKERKEMFFEKKQLNWAAAELLAYGSILAEGKIVRLSGQDVQRGTFSHRHAVLHDAETNQAYNNLDFTAEGKNKFMIYNSLLSEYGVLGFEFGYAMANPNALVLWEAQFGDFANGAQVMIDQFIAPSETKWQRMNGLVMLLPHGYEGQGPEHSNARPERFLQLAAENNIVVANVTQPANFFHLLRRQLAWEFRKPLIVMSPKSMLRHPLAVSPLEEFTTGSFKEVIADTQADPKKVKKVLLCSGKLYYELYEARQEQKRDDIAIIALEQLHPFPAKQVHNLLMQYDKKAKICWVQEEPENMGYWSYVMRTYKYVAMEVIARKASASPATGYAKVHAQEQADIIKRALS encoded by the coding sequence ATGGATAAATATTCTTACATCGCCAATGCGCATGGTGCGTATATTGACGAACTCTATCGGGCATACAAAGAAAATCCTGACTCGGTAGATACCAGCTGGCAAAAATTCTTTGAAGGATTTGAGTTCTCTAATCAATATGGAGGGAACGGCAATGGAACCGCAGTTAATGGTACAACTAAGACAGGAACAGATGTAAATATACAGAAAGAGATTGCAGTTCGAAATCTGATTCATGGCTATCGTATGCGCGGGCACTTAAAATCAGATACCAATCCTGTTCGTCAGCGTCGGGATCGTAAGCCTATGCTGGATCTGAAAGATTTTGGTTTGACGGATGCCGATCTGGATACCACATTTGAAGCCGCCAGAGAAGTATTAGGTGCACCAGCAACGTTACGGAAGCTGGTTGAATCCCTGAAAAAGATTTATGAAGGAAAGATTGGATTTGAGTTTATGTATATTCGTGAGCCTGAGGTTCTGGAATATTTCAAAGGGAAAGTAGAAAAAGAAGCGCTTGCGTTTACCTTATCTCTGGATGAGAAGAAACGTATTCTTACCAAGCTGAATGAGGCAGTTGTGTTCGAAAACTTCCTGCATACAAAATATATTGGTCAGAAACGTTTTTCACTGGAAGGTGGAGAAACTACAATTCCTGCTTTGGATGCGATTATCAGTGAGACTGCGGAACAAGGCGTAAATGAGGTAATCATTGGGATGGCTCACCGGGGTCGTTTAAATATCCTGGCCAATATCATGGGTAAAACCTATGAAAATATCTTTAACGAATTTGAAGGCGCTTATACACCTGACCTGACTATGGGCGATGGTGATGTGAAATACCACATGGGATATGCCTCTCAGATCGAAACGCCAAAAGGAAAGAAAGTTCAGTTAAAACTAGCTCCTAATCCCTCTCACCTGGAAGCAGTTAACCCTGTAGTAGAAGGATATTCCCGTGCAAAAGCCGATGTTCTGTATCAGAGTGACTATGATAAGGTATTGCCTATATTAATTCACGGTGATGCTGCTGTGGCAGGACAGGGAATTGTGTATGAGGTAACTCAGATGTCTGCACTACCAGGGTATTATACAGGTGGAACTATTCACTTTGTGATTAACAACCAGGTTGGTTTCACTACTGACTTTGAAGATGCACGTTCCAGCATCTATTGTACAGATGTAGCTAAAATTGTAGACGCACCTGTATTACATGTAAATGGTGATGATCCGGAAGCAGTAGTATTTTGTGCTAAGCTGGCTGCTGATTATCGTCAGCGCTTTAACCGGGATATCTTTATTGATATGGTGTGTTATCGTCGTCATGGTCATAATGAATCTGACGAACCGAAATTTACACAACCAACTTTATATAACGTTATTTCCAAACATCCTAACCCACGTGAAATCTATAACAAACAGTTGATTACACGGGGTGATGTAGATGCAAAGCTTGCGGAGAAGATGGATGAAGAGTTCCGCAACATGCTACAGGATCGTTTAAATATGGTTAAGCAGAAGCCTCTGCCATATTACTATCAGAAAAATGAAGAAGCCTGGAATGCATTGCGCAGATCAGCTCAGGAGGATTTCGATAAGTCTCCGGAAACAGGTATAAGTCTGGATGTAATAGAAAAAGTTGGTCAGAAATTAGTAAATATTCCTGCAGATTTCCGTCCGTTAAAACAGATTGAGAAGTTGTTGAAAGAAAGAAAGGAAATGTTCTTTGAGAAAAAACAACTGAACTGGGCAGCTGCAGAACTATTGGCATATGGTTCTATTCTGGCAGAAGGAAAGATTGTTCGTTTAAGTGGACAGGATGTACAGCGTGGTACTTTCAGCCATCGTCATGCTGTGTTGCATGATGCTGAAACCAATCAGGCATATAACAACCTTGACTTTACAGCAGAAGGAAAAAATAAATTCATGATTTATAATTCCTTGTTGTCTGAATATGGTGTACTTGGTTTTGAATTTGGCTATGCTATGGCAAACCCCAATGCACTGGTTCTTTGGGAAGCCCAGTTTGGCGATTTTGCTAACGGTGCACAGGTAATGATTGATCAGTTCATTGCTCCATCTGAAACCAAGTGGCAACGTATGAATGGGTTGGTAATGCTACTGCCACACGGCTACGAGGGACAGGGGCCAGAGCACTCAAATGCTCGTCCGGAACGCTTCCTGCAACTAGCTGCTGAAAATAATATCGTAGTAGCAAACGTTACGCAACCAGCCAACTTCTTCCATTTATTGCGTCGTCAGCTGGCATGGGAGTTCCGCAAACCATTGATTGTAATGTCTCCAAAATCAATGTTACGTCATCCATTGGCTGTATCACCGCTGGAAGAGTTTACAACTGGAAGCTTTAAAGAGGTAATTGCAGATACTCAGGCAGATCCTAAAAAAGTGAAGAAAGTTTTATTGTGTTCTGGTAAGCTGTATTATGAATTGTATGAGGCTCGTCAGGAACAAAAACGTGATGATATTGCTATCATAGCATTGGAGCAGTTGCATCCATTCCCAGCCAAGCAGGTACATAATTTGTTGATGCAGTACGACAAAAAAGCTAAAATCTGCTGGGTACAGGAAGAACCTGAGAACATGGGATACTGGTCATATGTAATGCGTACATATAAATATGTGGCTATGGAAGTGATTGCTCGTAAAGCAAGTGCTTCGCCTGCTACAGGATACGCTAAAGTACATGCTCAGGAACAAGCAGATATTATCAAAAGAGCTCTTTCATAA
- the odhB gene encoding 2-oxoglutarate dehydrogenase complex dihydrolipoyllysine-residue succinyltransferase, with the protein MALDIKIPAVGESISEVTISKWNKKDGETVQMDEVLCELESDKATFELNAPAAGVLHIVVQEGETIAIDTLIARIDEANGQPKTSTPTAQTTTPAEEVKPAAATGQTVEMKVPTVGESITEVTIGTWHKNDGDQVQLNDLLCEIESDKATFELTAEQAGTLRIVATQGTTLPIGGLICKIEVTAGGAQPVSQATATPSQPVPATQTAPSGDKTYATGTPSPAANKILAEKGVKPEDVQGTGVDGRITKNDAVNAQKPVAANNAQPSVSKPAEKTSAPKQPVVSGERSDRREKMTSLRKTVARRLVAVKNETAMLTTFNEVDMKPIMDLRAKYKDKFKEKHSVGLGFMSFFTKACCVALQEWPAVNAMIDGDEIVYHQYADISIAVSSPRGLVVPIIRNAEQMSFAEIEAEIVRLAGKAKENKLTIDDMTGGTFTITNGGIFGSMLSTPIINAPQTAILGMHNIVERPVVVDGQIVIRPIMYLALSYDHRIIDGREAVSFLVRVKQLLEDPTRLLLEV; encoded by the coding sequence ATGGCTTTAGACATCAAAATACCTGCTGTCGGTGAATCTATTTCGGAAGTAACTATTTCGAAATGGAACAAGAAAGATGGCGAGACTGTACAAATGGATGAAGTTCTTTGTGAACTGGAATCTGATAAAGCGACCTTTGAATTAAATGCCCCTGCTGCGGGTGTATTACATATTGTAGTTCAGGAAGGTGAAACCATTGCGATTGATACTTTGATTGCTCGTATTGATGAAGCCAATGGACAACCAAAAACTTCTACACCAACTGCTCAGACTACAACTCCTGCTGAAGAAGTGAAGCCAGCTGCGGCCACAGGACAAACAGTAGAGATGAAAGTACCTACTGTTGGAGAGTCAATTACGGAAGTAACAATAGGAACATGGCATAAAAACGATGGAGATCAGGTGCAATTAAATGACCTGCTTTGCGAAATCGAGTCTGATAAAGCTACTTTTGAACTGACAGCTGAACAGGCGGGAACATTGCGTATTGTAGCTACACAGGGAACAACTTTGCCTATTGGTGGTTTGATTTGTAAAATTGAAGTAACCGCAGGTGGCGCACAACCCGTAAGCCAGGCTACGGCTACTCCTTCACAGCCTGTACCTGCTACTCAGACTGCTCCATCCGGAGATAAAACATATGCAACAGGTACACCTTCACCAGCTGCTAATAAAATTCTGGCAGAAAAAGGTGTTAAACCTGAAGATGTTCAGGGTACAGGTGTTGATGGTCGCATCACAAAAAATGATGCTGTGAATGCTCAGAAGCCGGTAGCAGCCAACAATGCGCAACCGTCGGTATCCAAGCCAGCTGAAAAAACTTCGGCTCCAAAACAACCTGTTGTAAGTGGAGAGCGTAGCGACCGTCGTGAGAAAATGACGTCTTTGCGTAAAACTGTAGCTCGTCGTCTGGTAGCTGTAAAAAATGAGACCGCTATGTTAACTACATTCAATGAAGTTGACATGAAGCCAATCATGGACTTACGCGCTAAATACAAAGATAAATTTAAAGAAAAACATAGTGTTGGGTTAGGCTTTATGTCATTCTTTACCAAAGCATGTTGTGTGGCTTTGCAGGAATGGCCAGCGGTAAACGCTATGATCGACGGAGATGAAATCGTATACCACCAGTATGCTGATATTTCAATCGCTGTATCTTCTCCCCGTGGTTTGGTAGTACCAATTATTCGGAATGCAGAACAAATGAGTTTTGCAGAGATCGAAGCGGAGATTGTACGTTTAGCTGGTAAAGCAAAAGAAAATAAACTGACAATTGATGATATGACAGGTGGAACATTTACTATCACCAATGGTGGTATTTTCGGTTCTATGTTGTCAACTCCAATCATCAATGCTCCTCAGACTGCTATTCTGGGTATGCACAACATTGTGGAACGTCCTGTAGTAGTAGATGGACAAATTGTGATACGCCCTATTATGTATCTGGCATTGAGTTACGATCACCGTATTATTGATGGACGTGAGGCTGTAAGCTTCCTGGTACGTGTAAAACAACTCCTTGAAGATCCTACTCGCTTATTATTAGAAGTCTAA